In Campylobacter sp. VBCF_01 NA2, one DNA window encodes the following:
- the rplJ gene encoding 50S ribosomal protein L10, protein MTRDEKSQIVAELSEAFKNSEAIVISDFKGLDVKKLEELRNSARELDVKVRVIKNTLAAIALKNAEKDGMSFKDTNIFLWGDQLSVCKVAAKFEEKNEAFALKTAYVDGEVTSIEKVRALSKMPSRDELIAMLLQVWNAPIQNFTIGLNALKEKKEQTA, encoded by the coding sequence ATGACGAGAGATGAAAAATCACAAATCGTAGCAGAACTAAGCGAAGCTTTCAAAAATAGCGAAGCTATTGTTATATCTGATTTCAAAGGTCTAGATGTTAAAAAACTAGAAGAACTTAGAAATAGCGCTCGTGAGCTTGATGTAAAAGTCAGAGTTATCAAAAACACATTAGCAGCTATCGCTTTGAAAAACGCCGAAAAAGATGGTATGAGTTTCAAAGATACAAATATTTTCTTATGGGGCGATCAACTTTCAGTATGTAAAGTTGCTGCTAAATTTGAAGAGAAAAACGAAGCATTTGCACTTAAAACTGCTTATGTCGATGGTGAAGTTACTAGCATCGAAAAAGTTCGCGCGCTTTCAAAAATGCCAAGCAGAGACGAGCTTATCGCAATGTTACTTCAAGTCTGGAACGCACCGATTCAAAATTTTACAATCGGCTTAAATGCGCTTAAAGAAAAAAAAGAACAAACAGCATAA